One Archangium violaceum genomic window, CGACGTGCCGACCTTCCTGGTGTACGACGGCTTCGGAATCCTGCGCTTCCGCGTGGCGGGCGAGGACGCGTTGAACCCGGAGCTGCGGCGGATACTGGAGCGGCTCACCGGACCCGAGGCCAACACCGGCGCGTTCGCGCCCTGAACCCGACACGAGCGAGGAGCCATATGGCAGGCAGGAAGAAGAAGGAGGCCTCCCGTTTGTCGCTGGGGGCCCTGGGCGCGGCGGGAATGGGCGCGGTCATGGGGCTCCGGGCACTGATGCGGGAGAAGGTGAGCTTCGAGGGCCGCACGGTGCTGCTGACGGGCGGCTCGCGCGGGCTGGGCCTGGTGATGGCGCGCCAGTTCCTGAACGAGGGAGCGCGGGTCATCCTCAGCGCGCGGGAGGAGGTGGAGCTGTCCCGGGCGCGAGACGAGCTGGTGCGCGATGGGGGCGAGGTGCTGGCCATCCCCTGCGACGTGAGCGACCGGGTGCAGGTGGAGGCGATGGTGGCGCAGGTGCACGAGCGCTTCGGCGTGGTGGACGTTCTGGTGAACAACGCCGGCATCATCCAGGTGGGCCCGCTGGAGTCGATGACCGAGGAGGACTTCGAAGAGGCGATGAACGTGCACTTCTGGGGACCGCTCTACACGACGCTGGCGGTGCTGCCGGAGATGAAGCGGCGGGGCTGGGGACGCATCGTGAATATCTCGTCCATTGGCGGGAAGGTGAGCATCCCGCACCTGCTGCCCTATAGCGCGAGCAAGTTCGCGCTGGTGGGCCTGTCGGACGGGCTGCGGACGGAGCTGGCGCAGGACGGCATCCTGGTGACGACGGTGTGCCCGAGCCTCATGAGGACGGGCAGCCCGCCCAACGCCTATTTCAAGGGCAACCACGAGGCGGAGTACGCGTGGTTCGTGCTGGGAGACTCGCTGCCGGGGATGTCGATGAACGCGGAGCGGGCGGCGCGGAAGATCCTCGAGGCGTGCCGCCGGGGCGACGCGGAGGCGTTGGTGGGCATGCCGGCGAAGGTGGCGGCGCTGGCCCGGGCGCTGGCACCGGGCCTGACGGCGGCGGTGCTGGCGCACGTGAACCGGATGATGCCACAGGACAGCAGCACGGACCGGCACCGGGGAAGCGAGAGCGAGACACCACTCACACGCTCCTGGGTGACGAGGCTGACGAGGCAGGCGGCCCAGAAGAACAACGAGGAGGACCTGCTGCACTGACGCTCCCTCGCCCCTGGGAGAGGGCCGGGGTGAGGCTCACGCTCCGGACGGCTCCGGCTCCTCCCACCAGCGGCCCTTGTACTCGGCGGCGCGGGCGAGCTGCTCGCGCAGCGCCTCGAGCATCTTCACGTTCCCCTCCTGCGAATAACCCTTCAGCGCCTCCTGGCACCGGGGCACGCGCTGGAGGAAGTCGCGCAGGCGCTCGAGGGTGAGCTCGGGCGCGTACATGCCGTAGCCCAGCTTCTCCAGATAGAGCGCGTTGAGCACCTGCTCGAACTGTCCCTTCACGGGCAGGGAGAGCAGGGGCTTGCGCAGGTACACGGCCTCGCTCATGAGCGTGTAGCCGCCACCGGCGACGACGGCCCGGGAGGTGCGCAGGTCGTCGATGAAGCCCTTCTCGCTGAAGGGGCGGTAGAGGAGGTTGCCGTCGCGCACGTCCTCGGTGAGGTCGCGGCGCAGGCCGTAGATGTGGCACGGCAGGCCGCTCTGCTTGAGGATCTCCGGCAGGGCCGTGTTGGTGGTGGCGGTCTGGTAGACGAGCAGATGCTCACCGGGCTCGGAGCTCGCCGAGAGGATCTCCGGCCGCAGGATGGAGGGCAGGAGCGTGGTGCGCTCCTTGCGGACGGGCGGGTAGAAGAACGTGGTGACGAGGTAGTGGAAGCTGCCGGGCAGCTTGGACTTCACGAGGGCGCGCGAGGCCTCGAAGTCATCCTCGAAGCCGGCGATCAGCGAGGGATCATGCTTGCAGCGGTTGATGATCTGCATGTTGTCCACGCTGATGACGGGCAGGCGGTGGTTGCGGGCGAAGAGGTAGCTGAAGCTCTCGAAGTCGCTCACCACGACGTCGGGCTTGAAGTCCTCCACGAGCTCGAAGTACTGGCGGACGTTCTGCGGCCAGCCCTTCACGGCGCCGGAGAGGTTCTGCAGCACCGTCTGCCACTTCTTCACCGAGTTGCCTTCGTAGGCGATGGTGAGGCCCCAGATGCCGTGCACGTTCTCGAAGCGCCTGGCCAGGTAGTCCTTGGCGCGGCCCGAGACGACGATGTGGACCTCGTGCTCCTTTGTGAGCTCCTCGAGCAGCACACGGGAGCGGGTGGCATGTCCCATGCCTTCGCCAACGACACCGTAGAGGATTCGCATGGGTGCGCAGCATACGCGGGATGTGGCGCGCGAGCCCATGCGGCGGTAGCGTCCCGGGCCATGCAACACGAAGGTACGGACACCAAGGGGCGGGCCTCCCTCGCGGGAGTCACCCGGGCGGCCCTGCTGGGGCTCAGTGGCGGCCTGCTGCTCGGGGGCCTCTTCCTGCTGGGCGTGGGCCTGAAGACGCGCTTCTCCCCGGCGGACTGTGCGGACCTCTCCGAGATCGAGTGCGGCTTCGCGCGGGAAGCCGCCCTGGAGATGAGCCGCATGCAGACCCTCTCCGGAGCCGCCCTGCTGTCCCTGGCGGCGGCCATGGTGGTGCTGGTGCGCTCGAAGGTACGCCCGGCCTCGAACTGAGAGCGAACTCCCCTCCTCCGAATACGCCCTCCTACCCCCCTGGCGGCCCTCCGACGTCAAGCGGCAGGGCGAGCGGGCGAGGTAAGTGGTTTTGCCGGTGGGACGTAGACCGGCTAATTAGCTCTAGCCTCGACATTAGGCTTCGGTTAGGAGAGGCGCCCTCATGCAGCTTGAATCCCTGAAGATGTTTTGTGACGTGGTCGAGACGGGCTCCTTCTCGCGGGCCGCGCAGCTCAACCACGTGACCCAGTCGGCGGTGAGCCAGCAGATCCGCGCGCTGGAGAACCGCTACGAGCAGAAGCTCCTGTCGCGCAGCGCGCGCCAGGTGACTCCGACGCCCGCGGGCGAGCGCCTGTTTCGCGGGTGCAAGGAGATCCTCGCCCGCTTCGCCGAGGTGGAGAACGAGATCCGCGAGCAGTCCACGGAGGTGGCGGGCACCACGACGGTGTCCACCATCTACTCGGTGGGCCTGCACGAGCTGCGCAGCGTGCAGAAGCAGCTCCTGAAGACGCACCCCAAGGTGAACATGCGCCTGAACTACCGGCGCAACGACCAGGTGTACGACGACGTCATCCTGGGGGCGGCGGAGATTGGCATCGTGGCGTACCCGCAGCCGCGCGCGGGCGTGGACATCCACCCGTTCCGCGACGACAAGCTGGCGGTGGTGTGCTCGCCCAGCCACCCGTTCGCCACCAAGGCGAAGGTGAGCCTCACGGCGCTCTCGGGCGTGCCCTTCATCGCCTTCGATCGCGAGGCCCCCACGCGCAAGGCGCTGGACCGGCTCTTCCGCGAGAAGAACCTGGACCTCAACCCGGTGATGGAGATCGACAACGTCGAGACCATCAAGCGCGCGGTGGAGATGGGCATCGGCGTGGCCATCCTCCCCATGGCGACGGTGGCGGCCGAGGTGGCGCAGGGCTCGCTGGTCTCCAAGCCCTTCGCCGAGGGTCCGGTGTCGCGCCCCATCGGACTGCTCATCCGCAAGGGCAAGTACCTGGACCGGGCGTCGGCCGCGGTGCTCGAGGCCTTCAAGCTCGCCGAGGTCACCACCGACGAGGCGTAGCCCTCCTCAAGCAACGGACTCGACGCCGCTGGCGGGCGCCAACGCGTCCAGCCACGGCGTCAGCAGCCGCGCGCACTCCTCGGGGTGCGTGAAGTAGGGAACGTGGCCCGCGCCTCGCAGCAGGTGTTGGGGTGTCCCCGGAGGCAGCGAGGCCGCCAGCCGCGCCATCGACGAGGGGGGAACCAGCACGTCCCGGTCCCCCTGCACGCACACACACGAGACGGGCAGCTTCCGCAGCTCCGGTGGAGGCGGCTCGCCGCCGATGGCGAAGGCGCGGTGGAGCGTGGTCATCCGCTCCAGCCACGTGGTGGGCACCACGTCGGGGACGCGCGCCAACGGAATGGGCTTCCACGAGGCCAGGGCCGCCGTGAGCGGGCCCGGGCGCCCCAGGACGGCGATGGGCCCCATCATCGCGAGGAGGTTGCCGCGCAGGCCCAGGTGCTCGGGCCGGGTGAAGGCGCAGAGGAAGGCCACGCCCCGTGCCGCCCCCCCCGCCGCCAGGTGCGCGGCCACCATGCCCCCGAAGGAGCTGGCCACCACCGCGTCCACCGGACCGGCCGCCCTCAGCACCTCGTTGGCGAGCGCCCCCGCCCCCCGAGCGGCATGCTCGCCTTCCGGGTACTCGACGAGAATGGGACGGGCCACGCGGGAGAGCCGCTCGGCGAGTGCCCGGAAGCCCGCCCCCCGAGCTCCCAGCCCGGGGAGCAACAACACCCGGGGACCCACTCCTCGACCCAGCTCCGTCAGCTCGACCACCTGGCGCATGTGCCTCCTCGCGAACGCGCTCGGAACAGCGCCCGTGCGCGCATTCTGCCCGCCCCTCCCCGCATGCCCCCCTGGTTACCAGGAGACCTCGATCTCCGTGTCGCTCAGGCTCAATTGTCGCCCGGTGGCCCTCACGTTCGCCACCTTCGTGGACTCGAAGATGCCCCGCACCGCGCCCTCGAAGTACTCCATCGGGAGGGTGCTCCCCTTGATGGAGACGATGCCCGAGCCCGGTCCCGTCCAGTGCACCGAGCAGTCGCCATGCCGCAGCGAGGTCCGGAACGCCGAGGGAAAACCATTGAGCATCCGCCTCGGCTCGCCTCCGGCCAGCATCAACAACACGCGCCCCGCCCCCGACTCCAGGTAGGACGGAGCCACCCGCTGCCCCAGGTGCCGCATCGCCGCGGCGAAGCCCTCATGCTTCTCGCTCAGCGCCCAGGCCGCGGTGTAGAGCAACCGGTTCAACGCCCCCACCGGGTAGCTGAAGAAGGTCATGAACCGCGCGCCGCCCGCCGCCTCGATGCAGCGCTCCAGCACCAGAGGCTCCTCCAGCTCGCGCACCACCTCCAGCGCGCCGGTGAAGAAGAAGCCACGCAGGGTGTCCTCGGGCCCGCATAGGGCCAGCCGCTGTTCCAACTCCCGCTGTGAGCCCTTCTCCATGGCTCCTCCGAGTATTGGCTCCCCGATTCCAGGGTCAAGACACCTCCGCCTCGTGTTGGAGGCTGGACGTCTCATGGGGGGGGCCCCCGGTGTCCACGGAGGTCTCCCGGTCTACACTTCCAACCATGAGCGCACTGACCACAGGAGACGTCCTCGGAGGGAAGTGGCGCATCGTCCGTCCGGCCCTCGGCGACGAGCCCGGCTCGGAGTTCCGGGTGGAGCCCTCTGGAGGCGGTGGAGCCCGGCGGCTCACACTGTGGCGAACATTGCGCGCACCCGCCCCGGCCGAGCTGGAGTGCTTCGAGCGGCTCGTGCACACGGGTGAGCGGACGGAGAACCCCTCGTTCCAGCCCGTGGAGGACGTGGGGTACGACGTGGCCCGGGAGGTGCTGTGGTGGGTGCGCCCCTGGTGGAATGGCGAATCGCTGCCCTCGATGTTGGGGGGACTCCATGAGGTAGGGCTCGAGCTTGCCTACCTCTACTCACTCGCCGAACAGCTGGCTCAGGCGCTCACCGCCGCCCAGGCCTCCGGCGTCGTCCATGGTCGGCTGAGGCCCTCGCGGTTGCTCGTCGCCCCCGGGCCCCAGGGCGTGCGGCTGTCCATCCTCGACCTGGGGCTGGAGCTCTTCCGGCGCAACCACGCCCACGCCTGGATGAAGCCTCCCCAGGTGGGGAGGGCCTACGTGGCGCCCGAGCTGGACGACGCGGGTCCCGTGTCCGCCTCCGCCGATGTCTTCTCCTTCGGGCTCATCGTGCGGGACATGCTGGCCTCGCGGCGGGACGGGGTGTGGCGGGGGCGATGGGAGCACTGGGTGGAGCGGGCCACGGCCGCGGCTCCACGCGCACGCTTCGGCAATCTCACCGAGGCCATGCGGGCCCTGAAGCCGGTGCTGAAGTCCCTGCCCGACCCCATCCCCCCACCGCCGGAGAACCATCAACGCGAGCACCCCGTCCCCGAGGAGCGCGATCGCTGACGCCCGGACGGGCCCCGCTCAGTACATCTTGCGCAGGCGCGCGGCGAAGAAGCCGTCCCAGGCCTCGGGGCCCGGCAGCGTGCGCAGGTACGCCTGGGTGAGCGGGAGCTTCACCGCCTCGTGCAACACCGGCGGCTCCGCCGTCCACTCGGGGTGGCTGCGCAGGAACATCTCCACCTGATCCTGCCCCTCCTGCGGCTCCGACGTGCACACCGCGTACACCAGCAGCCCTCCGGGTGGCACCGCCTCCTGACAATTCTCCAGGATGCGCCGCTGCAGCACCGCCAGCCGTCCGATGTCCTCCTGCGTGCGCCGGTAGCGCAGCTCCGGGTGGCGCCGCAGCGTCCCCAGCCCCGAGCACGGCGCGTCCACCAGGAACGCGTGGAACTCGCCCCACTCCTCCGGGTAGGGCTGCGACGCATCGTGCGCCCTGGCGCTCAGGCGCTCGGAGAGGCCCAGCCGCTTCGCCTCGGATTCGATCTTCCTCAGCTTGTTGGCGTGGAGGTCCGTGGCCACCACCTCCTCGTGCTTCTCGGCCAGGTGACACGCCTTGCCGCCCGGCGCCGCGCACGCATCCAGCACCCGCGCCGTCTCCGGGATGTCGCCGTAGACGCCCACCAGTTGCGCCGCCTCGTCCTGTACCTGCCACAGC contains:
- a CDS encoding SDR family NAD(P)-dependent oxidoreductase, with translation MAGRKKKEASRLSLGALGAAGMGAVMGLRALMREKVSFEGRTVLLTGGSRGLGLVMARQFLNEGARVILSAREEVELSRARDELVRDGGEVLAIPCDVSDRVQVEAMVAQVHERFGVVDVLVNNAGIIQVGPLESMTEEDFEEAMNVHFWGPLYTTLAVLPEMKRRGWGRIVNISSIGGKVSIPHLLPYSASKFALVGLSDGLRTELAQDGILVTTVCPSLMRTGSPPNAYFKGNHEAEYAWFVLGDSLPGMSMNAERAARKILEACRRGDAEALVGMPAKVAALARALAPGLTAAVLAHVNRMMPQDSSTDRHRGSESETPLTRSWVTRLTRQAAQKNNEEDLLH
- a CDS encoding MJ1255/VC2487 family glycosyltransferase; the encoded protein is MRILYGVVGEGMGHATRSRVLLEELTKEHEVHIVVSGRAKDYLARRFENVHGIWGLTIAYEGNSVKKWQTVLQNLSGAVKGWPQNVRQYFELVEDFKPDVVVSDFESFSYLFARNHRLPVISVDNMQIINRCKHDPSLIAGFEDDFEASRALVKSKLPGSFHYLVTTFFYPPVRKERTTLLPSILRPEILSASSEPGEHLLVYQTATTNTALPEILKQSGLPCHIYGLRRDLTEDVRDGNLLYRPFSEKGFIDDLRTSRAVVAGGGYTLMSEAVYLRKPLLSLPVKGQFEQVLNALYLEKLGYGMYAPELTLERLRDFLQRVPRCQEALKGYSQEGNVKMLEALREQLARAAEYKGRWWEEPEPSGA
- a CDS encoding LysR family transcriptional regulator encodes the protein MQLESLKMFCDVVETGSFSRAAQLNHVTQSAVSQQIRALENRYEQKLLSRSARQVTPTPAGERLFRGCKEILARFAEVENEIREQSTEVAGTTTVSTIYSVGLHELRSVQKQLLKTHPKVNMRLNYRRNDQVYDDVILGAAEIGIVAYPQPRAGVDIHPFRDDKLAVVCSPSHPFATKAKVSLTALSGVPFIAFDREAPTRKALDRLFREKNLDLNPVMEIDNVETIKRAVEMGIGVAILPMATVAAEVAQGSLVSKPFAEGPVSRPIGLLIRKGKYLDRASAAVLEAFKLAEVTTDEA
- a CDS encoding alpha/beta fold hydrolase, with product MRQVVELTELGRGVGPRVLLLPGLGARGAGFRALAERLSRVARPILVEYPEGEHAARGAGALANEVLRAAGPVDAVVASSFGGMVAAHLAAGGAARGVAFLCAFTRPEHLGLRGNLLAMMGPIAVLGRPGPLTAALASWKPIPLARVPDVVPTTWLERMTTLHRAFAIGGEPPPPELRKLPVSCVCVQGDRDVLVPPSSMARLAASLPPGTPQHLLRGAGHVPYFTHPEECARLLTPWLDALAPASGVESVA
- a CDS encoding TIGR02265 family protein, translated to MEKGSQRELEQRLALCGPEDTLRGFFFTGALEVVRELEEPLVLERCIEAAGGARFMTFFSYPVGALNRLLYTAAWALSEKHEGFAAAMRHLGQRVAPSYLESGAGRVLLMLAGGEPRRMLNGFPSAFRTSLRHGDCSVHWTGPGSGIVSIKGSTLPMEYFEGAVRGIFESTKVANVRATGRQLSLSDTEIEVSW
- a CDS encoding protein kinase domain-containing protein, with the protein product MSALTTGDVLGGKWRIVRPALGDEPGSEFRVEPSGGGGARRLTLWRTLRAPAPAELECFERLVHTGERTENPSFQPVEDVGYDVAREVLWWVRPWWNGESLPSMLGGLHEVGLELAYLYSLAEQLAQALTAAQASGVVHGRLRPSRLLVAPGPQGVRLSILDLGLELFRRNHAHAWMKPPQVGRAYVAPELDDAGPVSASADVFSFGLIVRDMLASRRDGVWRGRWEHWVERATAAAPRARFGNLTEAMRALKPVLKSLPDPIPPPPENHQREHPVPEERDR